The Austwickia sp. genome includes a region encoding these proteins:
- a CDS encoding EamA family transporter, which produces MPGQGRDGAERWAPAFVLAAAVLWGFLGIFGKQAQAEGATPLEVGFWRATIGAVLFGVHAALLRARLPRGRDLAVTAAFGVVGVSVFYGSYQVAVRDGGASLAAVLLYTAPAFVAVLSALLLSERLGRRELVGVVVSFAGIVAISAGGGEGVRVTPVAVAAGVTAGFTYALYYLFGRRYFPTYAPSALFAVMMPVGALCLLPVAHPQGHSAWGWLNLVAVGVLCTYVTYTLNSAGLRHLPGTRASVISSVEPVVAASLAALLFGERLSPAALVGAAAVVGAALLLSTAPQADAAELPG; this is translated from the coding sequence ATGCCGGGGCAGGGACGGGACGGGGCCGAACGCTGGGCACCCGCGTTCGTCCTGGCCGCCGCCGTGCTGTGGGGCTTCCTCGGGATCTTCGGCAAGCAGGCCCAGGCCGAGGGGGCCACCCCGCTGGAGGTGGGCTTTTGGCGGGCGACGATCGGGGCGGTCCTGTTCGGGGTGCACGCCGCGTTGCTGCGGGCCCGCCTTCCCCGGGGGCGAGACCTGGCGGTGACGGCCGCGTTCGGCGTCGTCGGGGTGAGCGTGTTCTACGGCAGCTATCAGGTGGCGGTCCGGGACGGCGGGGCGAGCCTGGCGGCGGTGCTCCTCTACACGGCGCCGGCGTTCGTGGCGGTCCTGTCCGCGCTCCTGCTGTCCGAGCGGTTGGGCCGACGGGAGCTGGTCGGTGTCGTCGTCTCGTTCGCGGGCATCGTCGCGATCAGCGCCGGCGGTGGCGAGGGGGTCCGGGTGACGCCGGTCGCCGTGGCCGCCGGGGTGACGGCGGGCTTCACCTACGCGCTCTATTACCTGTTCGGGCGCCGCTACTTCCCCACGTACGCCCCGTCGGCCCTCTTCGCCGTGATGATGCCGGTCGGTGCGCTGTGCCTGCTGCCGGTCGCGCACCCGCAGGGGCACTCGGCGTGGGGGTGGCTGAACCTGGTCGCGGTGGGCGTGCTGTGCACCTACGTCACCTACACGCTCAACTCGGCGGGCCTGCGCCACCTGCCGGGCACCCGCGCCAGCGTGATCTCCTCGGTCGAGCCCGTGGTCGCGGCCTCGCTCGCGGCCCTCCTCTTCGGCGAGCGGCTCTCCCCGGCCGCCCTCGTCGGGGCCGCCGCGGTCGTGGGGGCGGCGCTGCTGCTCAGCACGGCCCCGCAGGCCGACGCCGCCGAACTCCCGGGCTAG